A genomic stretch from Bradyrhizobium quebecense includes:
- a CDS encoding sugar kinase — protein sequence MNFQNDATKVPPRILCIGLPVRDLTFRVNVPARGSKENATHFDEICGGNALNAAIGIVRLGGRASICGPMGDSRETSSRYIFDKLAQEGIETNHLIHMPDLVTPISAIMIDDTGERTIVTFRDPELWKVKLPPTELLLEDCAAILTESRCAPFCTELCAEAVKRGIPVVVDVDRAMSMREGLLTASSHLVFSSEPLQQTADVTDDGQALQKLAKLTPSFLAGTRGPQGTIWLNEKGGLEETPAFPVHTVDTLGAGDVFHGAFALAITEKQELRQALRFASAAAALKCTRFGGAYAAPQRAEVEAFLGEHADARPA from the coding sequence ATGAATTTTCAGAACGACGCCACGAAAGTCCCGCCCCGCATCCTCTGCATCGGCCTGCCGGTGCGCGACCTGACCTTCCGCGTCAACGTACCGGCCCGCGGCTCCAAGGAGAACGCGACCCATTTCGACGAGATCTGCGGCGGCAACGCGCTGAACGCCGCCATCGGCATCGTCCGGCTGGGCGGCCGCGCCTCGATCTGCGGGCCGATGGGTGATTCGCGGGAGACCTCGAGCCGCTACATCTTCGACAAGCTGGCCCAGGAAGGCATCGAGACCAACCATCTCATCCACATGCCGGATCTGGTCACCCCGATCTCGGCGATCATGATCGACGACACCGGCGAGCGCACCATCGTCACCTTCCGCGATCCCGAGCTCTGGAAGGTCAAGCTGCCGCCGACCGAGCTGCTGCTGGAGGATTGCGCGGCGATCCTGACCGAGAGCCGCTGCGCGCCGTTCTGCACCGAGCTCTGCGCCGAGGCGGTCAAGCGCGGCATTCCCGTGGTGGTCGACGTCGACCGCGCGATGTCGATGCGGGAAGGGCTGCTCACCGCCTCATCCCATCTGGTGTTTTCCAGCGAGCCGCTGCAGCAGACCGCCGACGTCACCGACGACGGCCAGGCACTGCAAAAGCTCGCCAAGCTCACGCCTTCCTTCCTGGCCGGCACGCGCGGCCCTCAGGGCACGATCTGGCTCAATGAGAAGGGCGGGCTCGAGGAGACGCCGGCCTTCCCGGTCCATACCGTCGACACGCTCGGCGCCGGCGACGTCTTCCATGGGGCGTTTGCCCTCGCCATTACCGAGAAGCAGGAGCTGCGGCAGGCGCTCCGCTTTGCCTCGGCTGCCGCAGCGCTGAAATGCACCCGCTTCGGGGGCGCTTATGCCGCACCGCAACGTGCTGAAGTTGAAGCGTTTTTGGGCGAGCACGCCGACGCCCGGCCGGCCTGA
- a CDS encoding Lrp/AsnC family transcriptional regulator: MTDAAIQLHDNNRRLDAIDRKILTVLQEDASLSVAEIGDRVGLSSTPCWKRIQRLEADGVILRRVALVDQNKIGLGISVFVSVESADHSEAWLRKFADAVSAMPEVMEFYRMAGDVDYMLRVVVADMQAYDVFYKKLISAVPLKNVTSRFAMEKIKSVTALPVPAA; this comes from the coding sequence ATGACCGATGCCGCCATTCAGCTTCATGACAACAACCGCCGCCTCGACGCCATCGATCGCAAGATCCTGACCGTGCTGCAGGAGGACGCCTCGCTCTCCGTCGCCGAAATCGGCGACCGGGTCGGGCTGTCGTCGACGCCGTGCTGGAAGCGCATCCAGCGGCTGGAGGCCGACGGCGTCATCCTGCGCCGCGTGGCGCTGGTCGATCAGAACAAGATCGGGCTCGGGATTTCGGTGTTCGTCTCGGTCGAGAGCGCCGACCATTCGGAAGCCTGGCTGCGCAAATTCGCCGACGCCGTCAGCGCCATGCCCGAAGTGATGGAGTTCTACCGGATGGCCGGCGACGTCGACTACATGCTGCGCGTCGTGGTCGCCGACATGCAGGCCTACGACGTGTTCTACAAGAAGCTGATCTCGGCCGTGCCGCTGAAGAACGTCACCTCGCGCTTCGCGATGGAGAAGATCAAGTCGGTGACGGCGCTGCCGGTGCCCGCGGCGTAA